In a genomic window of Virgibacillus sp. SK37:
- a CDS encoding ABC transporter substrate-binding protein, which produces MRKFFYGLVVVLLLIVITGCNEENGKSGEAKGKDGELTPIKFALDWTPNTNHTGLYVAKEKGYFEEQGLDVELMLPGEAGANQLMAAGKADFGVSFQEELTQARAEDLPIVSIAAVIQHNTAAYASPVGKNITEPADFEGKVYGGYGTEMEKAVLGTIMKQLGADVDKVDFLNIGSSDYFTAVKRDIDFANIFYGWTGIEAENRGEELNAIYLKDFAEELDYYTPVLATSETMIEENPETVKAFIAAAAKGYEFAIEQPEKAADILLKHAPDLDEDLVKNSQEWLSPRYQDDAEQWGIQEKERWQTFTDWMIENEIINKDIDAEKAFTNEFLPTKE; this is translated from the coding sequence ATGAGAAAGTTTTTTTATGGACTTGTTGTTGTTTTATTACTGATTGTTATAACAGGTTGTAATGAAGAGAATGGTAAATCAGGTGAAGCTAAGGGCAAGGATGGGGAATTAACTCCTATTAAATTTGCCTTAGATTGGACACCAAATACAAACCATACCGGACTCTATGTAGCAAAAGAAAAAGGATATTTTGAAGAACAGGGGCTGGATGTAGAGCTCATGCTACCTGGAGAGGCTGGAGCCAATCAGCTAATGGCTGCAGGAAAGGCAGATTTCGGAGTGAGCTTTCAGGAAGAATTAACACAAGCAAGAGCTGAAGACTTGCCAATTGTTTCAATCGCTGCCGTTATTCAACACAATACCGCAGCCTATGCTTCGCCAGTCGGTAAAAATATTACGGAGCCTGCGGATTTTGAAGGCAAGGTCTATGGCGGTTATGGAACAGAGATGGAGAAAGCAGTACTTGGCACAATTATGAAACAGCTTGGAGCTGATGTAGATAAGGTTGACTTTTTAAATATCGGAAGTTCTGATTATTTCACTGCAGTAAAGCGGGATATTGATTTTGCAAATATTTTTTACGGCTGGACAGGCATTGAAGCAGAGAATCGCGGAGAAGAATTGAATGCCATTTATCTTAAAGATTTTGCGGAAGAGCTGGATTACTATACACCAGTACTCGCTACAAGTGAAACAATGATTGAAGAAAATCCGGAAACCGTAAAAGCGTTTATCGCTGCTGCAGCAAAAGGGTATGAATTTGCGATTGAACAGCCCGAGAAAGCTGCAGACATTTTATTAAAACATGCACCCGATTTGGATGAGGATCTGGTGAAGAATAGCCAGGAATGGTTATCCCCAAGATACCAGGATGATGCTGAGCAATGGGGTATTCAAGAAAAGGAAAGATGGCAAACTTTTACGGACTGGATGATCGAAAACGAGATTATAAATAAAGATATTGACGCTGAGAAAGCATTTACGAATGAATTTTTACCAACAAAGGAATAG
- the gndA gene encoding NADP-dependent phosphogluconate dehydrogenase, translated as MAKQQIGVIGLAVMGKNLAMNMESRGYSVAVYNRSVEKTEDFMANEAKGKNFVGATSIEEFIESLEKPRKIMLMVKAGDATDATIATLKPYLEKGDILIDGGNTLYEDTIRRNKELEKTGIHFIGTGVSGGEEGALKGPSMMPGGQKEAYDLVAPIFEAIAAKVDDAPCTTYIGPDGAGHFVKMVHNGIEYGDMQLISEAYFILKHVLGLDTDELHDVFADWNKGELDSYLIEITADIFKKKDEDTGKPLIDVILDTAGQKGTGKWTSKNALDLGVPLPLITESVFARFISAMKDERVKASKVLSGPAPEAFTGDKGELIEAVRKALYMSKICSYAQGFAQMRAQSEEYGWDLKYGDIAMIWRGGCIIRAHFLQKIKEAYDRDPALANLMLDPYFKEIVEGYQSALREVVSVAVKHGIAVPTFSSAIAYYDSYRSEDLPANLLQAQRDYFGAHTYQRKDKEGTFHTNWFN; from the coding sequence ATGGCAAAACAGCAAATTGGAGTTATCGGTTTAGCAGTAATGGGAAAAAATCTTGCAATGAATATGGAATCAAGAGGATATTCTGTTGCTGTATACAATCGTTCCGTGGAAAAAACAGAGGATTTCATGGCAAATGAAGCAAAAGGAAAGAACTTTGTTGGAGCAACATCGATCGAAGAATTTATTGAGTCTCTTGAAAAACCTCGCAAAATCATGCTCATGGTTAAAGCAGGCGATGCTACTGATGCAACGATAGCGACGTTGAAGCCATATCTGGAAAAAGGCGATATACTTATCGATGGTGGGAACACATTGTATGAAGATACGATTCGCCGTAACAAGGAACTGGAGAAAACAGGTATACACTTTATTGGGACAGGCGTTTCCGGTGGAGAAGAAGGAGCACTTAAAGGTCCTTCCATGATGCCAGGTGGTCAGAAAGAAGCATATGATTTGGTTGCACCTATCTTTGAAGCAATTGCTGCCAAAGTGGATGATGCTCCGTGTACGACGTATATCGGCCCGGATGGTGCAGGTCATTTTGTAAAGATGGTTCATAATGGAATTGAGTATGGTGACATGCAGTTAATTTCTGAAGCATACTTTATTTTAAAGCATGTACTTGGTCTTGACACAGATGAATTACATGATGTATTTGCGGATTGGAATAAAGGGGAGCTTGACAGCTATCTAATCGAAATTACAGCAGATATCTTTAAGAAAAAAGATGAAGATACTGGCAAACCACTTATTGATGTTATTTTGGATACAGCAGGACAAAAAGGTACAGGAAAATGGACAAGTAAAAATGCACTAGATCTCGGTGTTCCACTACCTTTAATTACCGAATCCGTTTTCGCCCGCTTTATCTCTGCAATGAAGGATGAACGTGTAAAAGCAAGCAAAGTTCTTAGCGGTCCTGCTCCAGAAGCATTCACAGGAGATAAAGGAGAATTAATTGAGGCAGTAAGGAAAGCTCTTTATATGAGTAAAATCTGTTCATACGCACAAGGCTTTGCCCAAATGCGCGCCCAATCTGAAGAATACGGCTGGGATCTGAAGTATGGCGACATCGCAATGATCTGGCGTGGTGGTTGTATTATCCGTGCCCACTTCCTGCAAAAAATCAAGGAAGCATATGACCGCGATCCAGCACTAGCTAATCTGATGCTTGATCCGTATTTCAAGGAAATTGTCGAGGGCTACCAATCCGCATTGCGTGAGGTTGTTTCTGTAGCAGTCAAGCATGGTATTGCTGTTCCAACATTCTCAAGCGCTATTGCATATTATGATAGCTATCGTTCCGAAGACCTGCCAGCAAATCTTTTGCAGGCCCAACGTGATTATTTCGGAGCTCACACCTATCAACGTAAGGATAAAGAAGGCACATTCCATACGAATTGGTTTAACTAA
- a CDS encoding threonine/serine exporter family protein, with translation MIDLAQLITSFVAAAGFGVLFNAPRDRLLQCGLVGMFGWILYYILVAEGLDVVPATIFGAMLVAVLSQLCAKLYKTPVIIFNVSGIIPLVPGGIAYDAMRNFVENDYFTAVQLSAKVMLLAGGIAIGLMFSEVVKQVMTKAGNALKD, from the coding sequence ATGATTGATTTAGCTCAGCTGATCACCAGTTTTGTGGCAGCAGCAGGATTTGGTGTGTTATTCAACGCACCAAGAGATAGATTATTACAATGTGGGCTTGTTGGGATGTTTGGCTGGATTTTGTATTATATTTTAGTAGCAGAAGGACTTGACGTGGTTCCAGCTACAATTTTTGGTGCGATGCTTGTTGCTGTTTTAAGCCAATTATGTGCCAAACTGTATAAAACACCTGTCATTATTTTTAATGTTTCTGGAATTATCCCCCTTGTTCCAGGTGGAATCGCTTATGATGCCATGCGTAATTTTGTAGAAAATGATTATTTCACAGCTGTTCAATTATCCGCAAAGGTCATGCTACTTGCCGGGGGAATTGCCATTGGTCTCATGTTTTCCGAGGTAGTGAAACAAGTCATGACGAAGGCCGGAAATGCGTTAAAGGATTAG
- a CDS encoding multidrug efflux SMR transporter has translation MAWLFLVLAGLFEMTGVLMISKLHKDRNWQSLLLLILGFGASFLFLSLAMEALPMGIAYAVWTGIGASGGAIVGMFLYGESKNWKRVVFIAMIIGATIGLKLVS, from the coding sequence ATGGCATGGTTATTTCTCGTATTAGCAGGTTTATTTGAGATGACTGGTGTGTTAATGATTAGTAAGCTGCATAAAGACCGGAACTGGCAGTCACTTCTACTCCTTATTCTAGGGTTTGGAGCAAGTTTTCTATTTCTCTCTCTTGCAATGGAAGCATTGCCTATGGGAATCGCATATGCTGTTTGGACAGGGATCGGCGCCTCTGGAGGAGCAATTGTGGGAATGTTTTTATATGGAGAATCAAAAAACTGGAAAAGAGTTGTTTTTATAGCAATGATTATCGGAGCAACCATTGGTCTGAAATTAGTTTCTTGA
- a CDS encoding ABC transporter permease, whose protein sequence is MKQIFTKGWRPLGAILLFIIIWQVATRVFTIEEWLLPSPTDIIKEANQTWGEFLFHFMATVKLTIVGFIIGISVGLAVAILLHMLPKVRETFYPFLILSQNIPIIVLAPLLVIWFGFGSLPKLIIITLSCFFPIAVSALGGFQQTSRELVHYMKMMGATKGQLFWKLEFPHALPSVFSGLKIAATYSVMAAVISEWLGAQEGIGVFMTLATSSFRTSRVFVAIIVVMVLSLTFFGLIVLLEKLVLKWNKKGGNA, encoded by the coding sequence ATGAAACAGATCTTCACAAAAGGATGGCGGCCACTTGGTGCCATCCTTCTATTTATCATTATTTGGCAGGTAGCAACCCGTGTGTTTACGATAGAAGAATGGCTATTACCTTCCCCTACCGATATTATAAAAGAAGCAAATCAGACGTGGGGAGAATTTCTGTTTCATTTTATGGCCACGGTGAAATTAACCATTGTAGGATTTATTATTGGTATTAGCGTAGGATTAGCTGTTGCTATTTTATTACATATGCTCCCTAAAGTAAGAGAAACTTTTTATCCGTTTTTAATATTATCGCAAAACATTCCCATTATCGTCCTTGCTCCCCTGCTTGTCATCTGGTTTGGTTTTGGCTCATTGCCGAAATTAATCATTATTACATTGTCATGCTTTTTCCCCATTGCTGTTTCGGCGTTGGGTGGTTTTCAACAAACAAGCCGCGAGCTGGTACATTATATGAAAATGATGGGAGCAACAAAAGGGCAATTATTTTGGAAATTGGAATTCCCTCATGCCTTACCTTCCGTTTTTTCAGGGCTAAAAATTGCCGCAACCTATAGTGTTATGGCTGCTGTTATCTCTGAATGGCTTGGTGCCCAAGAAGGTATCGGTGTATTTATGACATTGGCTACCTCCTCTTTCCGCACATCACGCGTGTTTGTTGCAATTATTGTTGTCATGGTGCTAAGTCTCACTTTTTTCGGGTTGATTGTACTATTGGAAAAACTGGTGTTGAAATGGAATAAGAAAGGGGGCAATGCTTAA
- a CDS encoding threonine/serine exporter family protein: MKDKVAVAKVCMLAGKIMLECGAETYRVEDTMNRIAAAFGLHDAQSYATPTGINFSMDSSEATHFRRISHRSTDLHKIAEVNSISRKITAGELSVYEANLLLNNVSEAKLTFPYWLQIIAAAFVSGSFTIMFGGSWPDFLPSFIAGGVGFAAMLGAEKIVEIRFIAEFFASLIIGLASILFITQGVGVDLDKIIIGAVMPLVPGLHITNAVRDLMAGHLVAGLSKGVEAVLTSFAIGAGVAVVLAFV; the protein is encoded by the coding sequence ATGAAGGATAAGGTTGCAGTGGCCAAGGTTTGCATGCTTGCAGGAAAAATCATGCTGGAGTGTGGGGCGGAAACGTATCGAGTGGAAGATACAATGAACCGGATAGCAGCTGCATTTGGTTTACATGATGCACAAAGCTATGCAACACCAACAGGCATCAACTTTTCAATGGATAGCTCGGAGGCAACTCATTTTCGAAGGATTTCCCATCGTTCCACCGATTTACATAAAATTGCGGAAGTTAACAGCATTTCCAGAAAGATAACGGCAGGCGAACTGTCCGTATATGAGGCAAATTTGTTATTAAATAATGTATCTGAAGCAAAATTGACATTTCCCTACTGGCTGCAAATTATTGCGGCTGCATTTGTAAGCGGCAGCTTTACCATCATGTTTGGGGGATCATGGCCAGACTTCCTTCCTTCCTTTATAGCAGGCGGGGTTGGGTTTGCTGCCATGCTTGGCGCTGAAAAAATTGTAGAGATTCGATTTATTGCTGAGTTTTTTGCTTCGCTAATTATTGGGCTTGCCTCCATCCTGTTTATTACACAGGGCGTTGGAGTTGATTTGGATAAGATTATTATCGGGGCTGTCATGCCACTAGTCCCGGGACTGCATATTACGAATGCTGTCAGAGACTTGATGGCTGGGCATCTCGTCGCAGGTCTGTCTAAAGGAGTTGAAGCCGTATTAACATCCTTTGCGATTGGCGCAGGAGTTGCAGTGGTTCTTGCTTTTGTTTAA
- the zwf gene encoding glucose-6-phosphate dehydrogenase, which yields MQTPKVTIVIFGATGDLAKRKLFPSIYKLYQNGKIDEDFAVVGLARRPWTNDVFRDNVKASLDQEVSTDENVDKFISHFYYHSFDVTETESYNNLHGLLEELEGTYQTGGNRIFYLAMAPEYFGSIAKNLQSHGLKNSPGWTRLVIEKPFGHDLESAKELNNEIRVAFDEEQIYRIDHYLGKEMVQNIEVIRFANGIFEHLWNNRFISNIQVTSSEKLGVEERARYYDHSGAARDMVQNHMLQMVALLAMEPPINLSTEEIRSEKVRALRSLRMIEKDQVQDYFVRGQYGSGHLDGQELRSYREEADELASSNTETFVAGKVMIDNYRWAGVPFYIRTGKRMAEKCTKIVVEFKDIPMNLYYKEEPKKHPNLLVINIQPNEGITLYLNAKKAGAGSIAQPIQLSYTNNGIDGLNTPEAYEKLLYDCMIGDTTNFTHWDEVAYSWRFIDSILDGWAATEADFPNYASGSMGPKAAHELLEKDGFHWWQIAEEE from the coding sequence ATGCAAACGCCAAAAGTAACGATTGTCATATTTGGAGCGACCGGGGACTTAGCTAAGCGAAAGCTATTCCCTTCAATATACAAACTGTATCAGAACGGAAAAATTGACGAGGATTTTGCAGTGGTTGGTCTTGCCCGCAGACCGTGGACGAACGATGTATTCCGGGATAATGTGAAGGCCTCCCTTGATCAGGAAGTTTCAACAGATGAGAATGTAGACAAATTTATCTCTCATTTTTATTATCATTCTTTTGATGTTACGGAAACAGAATCCTATAACAACCTTCATGGTCTCTTAGAAGAGTTGGAAGGGACGTATCAAACAGGTGGTAATAGAATCTTTTACCTGGCGATGGCACCTGAGTATTTCGGATCCATCGCAAAAAATCTTCAAAGCCATGGATTGAAAAACAGTCCTGGCTGGACACGGCTTGTCATTGAAAAACCGTTTGGCCATGATTTAGAATCTGCGAAAGAGTTGAATAATGAAATTCGTGTCGCTTTTGATGAAGAACAGATCTACCGGATCGACCATTACCTTGGCAAGGAAATGGTACAAAATATTGAAGTTATCCGCTTTGCCAACGGTATTTTTGAACATTTATGGAACAACCGCTTCATATCCAACATTCAGGTCACGTCCAGTGAAAAGCTTGGTGTGGAGGAACGGGCACGCTATTATGATCATTCCGGTGCAGCAAGGGATATGGTGCAAAATCACATGCTCCAGATGGTTGCACTACTCGCGATGGAGCCACCAATTAACTTGTCTACAGAAGAAATCCGCTCAGAAAAAGTACGCGCACTCCGCTCTTTACGGATGATTGAAAAAGATCAGGTTCAAGACTATTTTGTGCGTGGACAATATGGCAGCGGACATTTGGATGGCCAAGAACTTCGCAGTTATCGTGAGGAAGCAGATGAACTTGCATCATCTAATACAGAAACATTTGTAGCAGGAAAAGTCATGATTGATAATTACCGCTGGGCCGGCGTTCCTTTCTATATTCGGACAGGAAAACGAATGGCGGAAAAATGCACTAAAATTGTAGTGGAATTTAAGGATATCCCTATGAATTTGTATTATAAGGAAGAACCGAAGAAACATCCGAACTTGCTCGTCATTAACATCCAGCCGAACGAAGGCATAACGCTTTATCTTAATGCGAAAAAAGCCGGTGCTGGATCGATTGCTCAACCAATTCAACTTTCCTATACAAATAATGGGATTGATGGCCTCAATACACCGGAAGCTTATGAAAAACTGTTGTATGATTGTATGATTGGTGATACGACCAACTTTACCCATTGGGATGAAGTAGCCTATTCCTGGCGGTTCATTGATTCCATTCTTGACGGATGGGCTGCTACAGAAGCTGATTTCCCAAACTACGCCTCTGGTTCGATGGGTCCGAAAGCAGCTCATGAGCTATTAGAAAAAGATGGCTTCCATTGGTGGCAGATTGCTGAGGAAGAATAG
- a CDS encoding multidrug efflux SMR transporter, with protein MNANWLKVFVAAFFEVGWVIGLKHADGLLEWAATVICIIVSFYLLIMAGEKLPVGTVYAVFVGLGTAGTVFSGIVFFDEPFKIAKILLICVLLAGVIGLKLVTEDNVTEGAES; from the coding sequence ATGAATGCAAATTGGTTAAAAGTATTTGTTGCTGCTTTTTTTGAAGTAGGTTGGGTAATTGGCTTGAAACACGCAGATGGGTTATTGGAGTGGGCAGCTACTGTCATTTGTATTATTGTCAGCTTTTATCTGTTAATTATGGCGGGGGAGAAGCTTCCCGTTGGAACCGTTTATGCTGTGTTTGTTGGATTAGGTACTGCAGGGACAGTGTTTTCAGGTATTGTATTCTTTGATGAACCCTTTAAGATAGCAAAGATTTTGCTGATCTGCGTTTTACTTGCAGGAGTAATTGGTCTGAAATTAGTTACCGAAGATAATGTTACAGAAGGAGCTGAATCCTAA
- a CDS encoding thiamine-binding protein, with the protein MANSLVSIQIIPKADNVKDVYGMVDEAIGVIEDAGVTYQVSPLETTMEGELSELLHIVEKMNARMVEIGAENVISQIKILHQPAGITMDTLTEKYR; encoded by the coding sequence ATGGCAAATTCGTTAGTTAGTATTCAAATTATCCCAAAGGCTGACAATGTAAAAGATGTATATGGAATGGTCGATGAGGCGATTGGGGTAATTGAGGATGCAGGGGTAACTTACCAGGTAAGCCCACTGGAAACAACGATGGAAGGGGAGTTATCCGAACTGCTGCACATCGTGGAAAAAATGAATGCACGTATGGTGGAGATCGGTGCTGAAAATGTCATTTCACAGATTAAAATTTTACACCAGCCGGCAGGAATTACAATGGACACACTTACGGAGAAATACCGATGA
- a CDS encoding DUF2935 domain-containing protein — MQFYYGNQMPLRVLDEAEFWKEQEAEHTVVMRELMSDLEKEYVEALKHWEDVLETTHQHVRRYVETVVRGNNQLPANLYKQVLELVSFCLQESVAFTQFCRKVKTESKAAENNPTARVVINHIIDESEYFIGIAQTILYEKNN, encoded by the coding sequence TTGCAATTTTACTATGGCAATCAAATGCCGCTTCGTGTGCTGGATGAGGCGGAATTTTGGAAAGAGCAGGAAGCGGAGCATACGGTGGTTATGCGGGAATTGATGAGTGATTTGGAGAAGGAATATGTGGAAGCTTTGAAGCACTGGGAAGATGTGTTGGAAACAACCCATCAGCATGTCCGACGCTATGTCGAAACAGTCGTGCGTGGTAACAATCAACTCCCAGCAAATCTTTATAAGCAAGTTTTGGAGCTCGTCTCTTTCTGTCTGCAGGAAAGTGTAGCATTTACTCAATTCTGCAGAAAAGTAAAAACAGAAAGTAAAGCAGCTGAAAACAATCCAACAGCCAGAGTGGTTATTAACCATATCATCGATGAATCGGAATATTTTATTGGGATCGCACAGACCATACTCTACGAAAAAAACAATTAG
- a CDS encoding ABC transporter ATP-binding protein → MLSIKQVSKHFDDKKVLEDISLDIAEGEFVSLIGPSGSGKTTLFNLIGGLLMPDGGEIWKDEMNITNTTGHISYMPQQASLFPWRTILQNVLIGQELQGRKEEGLAKEMLRKAGLGEVIHSYPHELSGGMKQRASFIRALLSPQSFLCLDEPFSALDEFTRLDMQKWLLDIWEDSHQSILFITHSIDEALFLSDKIVVLSAGPAKVKRVFEVPFARPRDEQILLSEEFLKWKRVVLEEVQR, encoded by the coding sequence ATGCTTTCTATCAAGCAGGTTAGTAAACATTTTGATGATAAAAAAGTGTTGGAGGACATATCCCTTGATATTGCTGAAGGTGAATTTGTATCCCTTATTGGGCCTTCGGGCAGTGGTAAAACTACCCTGTTTAATTTGATCGGTGGTCTGTTGATGCCAGATGGCGGGGAAATTTGGAAAGATGAGATGAATATTACAAATACGACAGGACATATCAGCTACATGCCGCAACAAGCCTCCCTGTTTCCATGGCGAACAATTTTGCAGAATGTGTTGATTGGACAGGAACTTCAAGGGAGAAAAGAAGAAGGCCTGGCCAAGGAAATGCTGCGGAAAGCAGGGCTTGGTGAAGTCATCCATAGCTATCCTCATGAACTGTCAGGTGGCATGAAGCAACGCGCTTCATTTATTCGGGCATTGCTCAGCCCGCAATCCTTCCTTTGCTTGGATGAACCTTTTTCCGCATTGGATGAGTTCACCAGATTAGACATGCAAAAGTGGCTGCTTGATATTTGGGAGGATAGCCACCAGTCTATTCTATTTATTACACATAGTATTGATGAAGCACTATTTCTGTCGGATAAAATCGTCGTATTAAGTGCGGGGCCAGCAAAAGTAAAGCGTGTATTTGAGGTACCGTTCGCTCGTCCCCGGGATGAACAAATCCTGCTTTCAGAGGAATTTTTGAAATGGAAAAGAGTAGTGTTGGAGGAAGTGCAGCGGTGA
- a CDS encoding glycosyltransferase family 4 protein, giving the protein MFTYTELVLAGLIALVTTLVLTYPVKWLSIKLGAVDFPSHRKIHTKVTPRLGGIAIFLGALAGAIYLQPSHPHLPEIFLGAIVILITGILDDRFSIRPVAKLTGQLLAASFLVSSGLIIEKLTLPFIGTVELGFISVFVTVLWIVGVTNAINLIDGLDGLATGVTTIALISIFAMAIIDSQILVAYLCISIIGANVGFLFHNFYPAKIYMGDTGSNFLGYMIACVSMLGLFKNIALFSFIIPVIVLAVPIFDTLFAIVRRAYNKENIMMADNKHIHYQLLRAGYSHRTTVLIIYGFSALFGLMAILLSNASIVINLVVTLFLLALFQLFAEMIGIVIGGKQPLLGALRKLVNRGSRNR; this is encoded by the coding sequence ATGTTTACTTATACAGAGTTAGTTCTCGCAGGCTTGATTGCGTTAGTTACCACACTGGTTTTAACGTATCCGGTGAAGTGGCTCTCCATAAAGCTGGGGGCGGTAGACTTTCCCAGCCATCGGAAGATACATACCAAAGTAACACCACGCTTGGGCGGGATCGCTATTTTCTTAGGCGCCCTGGCAGGAGCTATCTATTTACAACCAAGTCACCCGCATCTACCTGAGATTTTTCTAGGAGCCATTGTTATTTTAATCACTGGTATCTTGGACGACCGTTTTAGTATTCGACCAGTTGCTAAACTGACAGGACAGCTACTCGCTGCGTCCTTTCTCGTTTCTTCTGGCCTAATTATTGAGAAACTGACTTTACCTTTTATCGGAACAGTGGAGCTTGGCTTTATAAGTGTATTTGTTACCGTACTTTGGATTGTTGGTGTAACCAATGCCATTAATCTCATCGATGGGCTAGATGGACTTGCAACCGGAGTGACTACCATTGCGCTCATTAGTATCTTTGCTATGGCAATAATTGATAGCCAAATTCTAGTTGCTTATTTATGTATATCTATCATCGGAGCAAATGTTGGATTCCTATTTCATAATTTTTATCCCGCAAAAATCTATATGGGCGATACAGGATCGAATTTTCTGGGCTACATGATTGCATGTGTATCCATGCTCGGGCTTTTTAAAAATATAGCGCTATTCAGCTTTATTATTCCGGTAATTGTATTGGCTGTCCCCATATTTGATACATTATTTGCTATCGTAAGAAGAGCATATAATAAAGAAAACATTATGATGGCAGATAATAAACATATTCATTACCAGCTTCTTAGAGCAGGTTATAGTCACCGCACGACAGTACTTATCATCTATGGATTTAGCGCATTATTTGGACTGATGGCTATACTGCTTTCTAATGCAAGTATCGTAATTAACCTCGTCGTCACATTATTCTTACTGGCATTGTTCCAACTTTTTGCAGAGATGATTGGTATTGTGATCGGGGGAAAACAGCCACTATTGGGAGCATTGCGGAAATTAGTGAATAGAGGAAGCAGAAACAGATAG
- a CDS encoding aryl-sulfate sulfotransferase — protein sequence MTTSRRKTPQMHRQQQIIKRLERRFNHRTHTLTNPLVQLNPYHNAPLTALVLFTTSKPAHVSVTIEGENPITKTYPGYHTIHRLPIIGLYPNTKNRITVTATFHSGAYETNTILLKTKPLPKDFLNIKLDHSLPEKMEDGLTFMAPSANYLFAIDNQAKVRWYSTISVRQLFKPLSNGNFLVYTRSPKTKHNLVLEIDLLGRIYYYYPIYAKSEIPSTAINTDVMELSNGNLLVTTHEQTEKSLEDRLVELNRRTGKIVNRLDYAELFPKAFQEDYVGTGSNAGDWLHNNSIWVDTQSDAVVMTARHQDLVMKHSFPDGNIDWILAFPEGWPDSYKDVLLTPKSEKFKYPAGPHAVMALPDQDEDPETTDILLFDNNNRITRGDETVSQQFSRAVQYRINEKDKTVEEVWAYGEERGQAFFSPIVGDADLLPQTNNRLITSGFIKKGNGRASKIVEVSGDDHKEEVFEVTISGFAPDSKQHIYRAARMEI from the coding sequence ATGACTACATCACGTCGTAAAACGCCTCAAATGCACAGACAGCAACAAATTATTAAAAGGCTTGAAAGACGATTTAACCATCGTACACATACACTAACCAATCCATTAGTTCAACTAAACCCGTACCACAATGCCCCGTTAACAGCTTTAGTCCTTTTTACAACTTCGAAACCAGCCCATGTATCAGTAACCATCGAGGGAGAAAATCCAATTACAAAAACCTATCCTGGTTACCATACCATTCATAGGCTACCTATTATAGGTCTGTATCCTAATACAAAAAACCGAATAACTGTTACAGCTACGTTTCATTCAGGTGCTTATGAAACCAACACGATCCTTTTAAAGACAAAACCATTGCCAAAAGATTTTTTAAACATAAAATTGGATCATTCACTTCCTGAGAAAATGGAAGATGGGCTTACATTTATGGCCCCAAGTGCAAATTACTTATTTGCCATTGATAATCAAGCAAAGGTTCGTTGGTATAGCACCATTAGTGTGAGGCAACTTTTCAAACCGCTATCCAATGGCAATTTCCTAGTCTACACCAGATCACCAAAAACAAAACACAACCTGGTATTGGAAATAGATTTACTTGGTAGAATCTATTACTACTACCCGATTTATGCTAAATCAGAGATTCCGTCCACAGCAATTAACACAGACGTGATGGAGCTTTCCAATGGTAATCTCTTGGTTACGACACATGAGCAAACCGAAAAATCATTGGAAGATAGGCTAGTAGAACTAAATCGCAGAACAGGCAAAATAGTAAATCGCTTAGACTATGCTGAGCTTTTCCCTAAAGCTTTTCAAGAAGATTATGTTGGTACCGGTTCAAATGCAGGCGATTGGCTTCATAATAATTCTATTTGGGTGGACACACAAAGCGATGCTGTAGTAATGACAGCAAGACATCAGGATTTGGTAATGAAGCATAGTTTTCCTGATGGAAACATTGATTGGATTCTTGCTTTCCCAGAAGGATGGCCAGATTCTTATAAAGATGTTTTGCTTACACCTAAAAGCGAAAAATTTAAATACCCAGCAGGGCCACATGCAGTGATGGCACTTCCTGATCAGGACGAGGATCCGGAGACGACAGATATTTTACTTTTTGACAATAATAATCGGATTACCCGCGGCGATGAAACAGTGAGTCAACAATTTAGCAGAGCAGTACAGTACCGCATTAATGAAAAAGACAAGACGGTAGAGGAAGTATGGGCGTATGGCGAGGAACGTGGCCAAGCATTTTTCTCTCCAATTGTTGGGGATGCAGACTTGTTGCCACAGACAAATAATCGATTGATTACCTCAGGTTTTATCAAGAAAGGAAATGGAAGAGCTTCAAAAATTGTGGAAGTTTCTGGAGATGACCACAAAGAAGAAGTGTTTGAGGTAACTATTTCCGGTTTTGCACCAGATAGTAAGCAACATATTTATCGTGCAGCGAGAATGGAGATATGA